A DNA window from Pirellulales bacterium contains the following coding sequences:
- a CDS encoding CoA-acylating methylmalonate-semialdehyde dehydrogenase, producing MATATLDTIPALIGGEWRIGAAERTADVYNPSTGEVIARVPLMTAEETGDVVAAAAAALPDWASTPAVERARIMFQFRHLVAEHFEELAALVTREHGKTLPEARAEVQRGLEMIEFACGAPSLLMGDTLPNIAAEVDAETMRHPVGVCVGITPYNFPFMVPLWMFPVAIACGNTFVLKPSEKVPLSSVRLGELFAEAGLPPGVFNVAHGDRECVDALLVHPQVAAISFVGSTAIAKYIYEVGTKHGKRVQAAGGAKNHLVIMPDADLDQSVKALAASAYGCAGQRCMAGSVAVAVGQVADPLVEQLCQYAGSLKVGPTDGVEGVDMGPVIRAEHRDRVAGYLDIAAQEGATVALDGRRDFNSGGFLLGPSVIDRVAPEMRVGHEEIFGPVLSVVRAADLDEALAVGRNCPYGNGASIFTRDGYAARQFKMHFNAGMIGVNVGVPAPMAWFPFTGWNQSFFGDLHIQGTESVHFYTRQKMTLTRWFAGASDSHHDPVWKTVRR from the coding sequence ATGGCGACGGCTACCCTGGATACGATCCCGGCTCTGATTGGCGGCGAGTGGCGCATCGGCGCCGCTGAGCGAACTGCGGACGTGTACAACCCCTCGACCGGCGAGGTGATCGCTCGCGTCCCGCTGATGACGGCCGAGGAAACGGGGGACGTCGTGGCCGCCGCCGCCGCCGCGCTGCCCGACTGGGCTTCGACTCCCGCAGTCGAGCGAGCGCGGATCATGTTCCAGTTCCGGCACCTCGTGGCCGAGCACTTCGAGGAACTGGCCGCGCTCGTGACCCGGGAGCACGGCAAGACCCTGCCCGAGGCACGGGCCGAAGTGCAACGCGGGCTTGAGATGATCGAGTTCGCCTGCGGGGCGCCGAGCCTGCTGATGGGGGATACGCTCCCCAACATCGCGGCCGAAGTCGACGCCGAGACGATGCGGCACCCGGTCGGGGTGTGCGTGGGGATTACGCCCTACAACTTTCCCTTCATGGTGCCGCTCTGGATGTTTCCCGTAGCGATCGCCTGCGGGAACACGTTCGTGCTGAAGCCGTCGGAGAAGGTGCCGCTGTCCTCGGTGCGGCTGGGCGAATTGTTCGCCGAGGCCGGGTTGCCGCCGGGGGTGTTTAACGTCGCTCACGGCGATCGCGAGTGCGTTGACGCGCTGCTGGTGCATCCGCAGGTCGCGGCAATTTCGTTCGTCGGCTCGACGGCAATCGCCAAGTACATCTACGAAGTCGGCACGAAGCACGGGAAGCGGGTCCAGGCCGCAGGGGGGGCGAAAAACCATCTCGTGATCATGCCCGATGCGGATCTCGATCAATCGGTGAAGGCGCTGGCTGCGTCGGCCTACGGCTGCGCGGGGCAGCGGTGCATGGCCGGCAGCGTGGCCGTGGCGGTGGGCCAGGTGGCCGATCCGCTGGTCGAGCAACTGTGCCAGTACGCCGGCTCGCTCAAAGTGGGGCCTACCGACGGCGTCGAGGGGGTCGACATGGGCCCGGTGATCCGCGCCGAGCATCGCGACCGCGTCGCCGGCTATCTCGATATTGCCGCTCAGGAGGGGGCGACCGTTGCGCTCGACGGCCGCCGCGACTTCAACAGCGGCGGATTCTTGCTCGGACCCAGCGTGATCGACCGCGTCGCGCCCGAGATGCGCGTCGGCCATGAGGAGATCTTCGGCCCCGTGCTGTCAGTCGTGCGGGCTGCTGATCTCGACGAGGCCCTGGCCGTGGGCCGCAACTGTCCCTACGGCAACGGGGCCTCGATCTTCACCCGCGACGGCTACGCCGCCCGGCAGTTCAAGATGCACTTCAACGCCGGCATGATCGGCGTCAACGTCGGCGTGCCCGCGCCGATGGCATGGTTCCCGTTCACCGGTTGGAACCAATCGTTCTTCGGCGACTTGCATATTCAAGGGACCGAGAGCGTCCACTTCTACACGCGGCAGAAGATGACGCTGACCCGCTGGTTCGCCGGGGCGAGCGATTCGCATCACGACCCGGTGTGGAAAACGGTGCGCCGGTAG
- the preA gene encoding NAD-dependent dihydropyrimidine dehydrogenase subunit PreA has translation MPTLATTVDGLKLPNPFVIGSGPPGTNGNVIGKAFDEGWGAVICKTISLDASKVVNVQPRYARLRGRQSDEIIGWENIELISDRSFDVWMEELKEVKDKYPEGVLIASIMEEFNKDAWVEIVERCEAVGVDAFELNFSCPHGLPERKMGAAMGENPEILEEVSGWVNAVATKPVWAKLTPNVTHIEDPTRAAFRAGCEGVSAINTIRSVLGVNLDTLRPEPTVEGYTTPGGYSCRAVMPIALRMVMEISRVIRNEYPGKSISGIGGVETGEDAAQFILLGANTVQVCTGVMKFGYAMVKEMCDGLLAFMEKHKFQSLDDFRGHSVQYFTTHYDLVARQAAARAAKKAEHDAKKMIQADDQWSGDDFVDQSDALARG, from the coding sequence ATGCCCACGCTCGCCACGACCGTCGACGGCCTCAAACTCCCCAACCCGTTCGTGATCGGCTCCGGCCCTCCCGGCACGAACGGCAACGTCATCGGCAAGGCGTTCGACGAAGGCTGGGGCGCCGTCATCTGCAAGACGATCAGCCTCGACGCCTCGAAGGTCGTCAACGTCCAACCCCGTTACGCCCGTCTGCGCGGCCGGCAGTCGGACGAAATCATCGGCTGGGAGAACATCGAACTGATCAGCGACCGTTCGTTCGACGTTTGGATGGAGGAACTCAAGGAGGTCAAAGACAAGTATCCCGAGGGGGTCCTCATCGCCTCGATCATGGAGGAATTCAACAAGGACGCGTGGGTCGAGATCGTCGAGCGGTGCGAGGCGGTCGGCGTTGACGCGTTCGAGTTGAACTTCTCCTGCCCCCACGGCCTCCCCGAGCGGAAGATGGGCGCCGCGATGGGCGAGAACCCCGAGATCCTCGAGGAAGTCTCCGGCTGGGTCAACGCCGTGGCCACGAAGCCGGTCTGGGCCAAGCTCACCCCGAACGTCACTCACATCGAGGACCCGACCCGCGCCGCGTTTCGCGCCGGCTGCGAGGGGGTGAGCGCGATCAACACCATCCGCAGCGTGCTGGGGGTCAATCTCGACACGCTCCGACCCGAGCCGACCGTCGAAGGCTACACGACTCCCGGCGGCTACTCGTGTCGAGCCGTCATGCCGATCGCCCTGCGGATGGTCATGGAAATCTCGCGCGTCATCCGCAACGAATATCCGGGCAAGTCGATCAGCGGCATCGGCGGCGTCGAGACGGGCGAGGACGCCGCCCAATTCATCCTGCTGGGCGCCAACACCGTGCAGGTCTGCACGGGGGTCATGAAGTTCGGCTACGCGATGGTCAAGGAGATGTGCGACGGGCTGCTCGCCTTCATGGAAAAGCACAAGTTCCAGTCGCTCGACGACTTCCGCGGCCATAGCGTGCAGTATTTCACCACCCACTACGACCTCGTCGCCCGCCAAGCCGCCGCCCGCGCCGCCAAGAAGGCCGAGCACGACGCCAAGAAGATGATCCAAGCCGACGACCAATGGTCGGGGGACGACTTCGTCGACCAGAGCGACGCGCTAGCGCGGGGCTGA
- a CDS encoding acyltransferase, with translation MPRVVRGALLQAALCEPATSPVEKIKQAMIDKHVSMLAEAASQGAQVACMQELFYGPYFCAEQDAKWYHLTEPVPDGPTTKLMQEIAKKHRMVIVVPMYEEDLPGVYYNTAAVIDADGSYLGKFRKMHIPHCNPGFWEKFYFRPGNMGYPVFDTAVGKVGVYICYDRHFPEGARCLGLNGAEIVFNPSATVAGLSEYLWKLEQPAHAVANQFFVGAINRPGWEEPWRIGEFYGQSYFCDPRGQFIAQADRGGDAIVLADMDFDMIREVRNTWQFFRDRRPESYEAITAL, from the coding sequence ATGCCTCGAGTCGTCCGCGGCGCCCTGTTGCAGGCCGCCCTCTGCGAACCCGCCACCTCGCCTGTTGAGAAAATCAAGCAGGCGATGATCGACAAGCACGTCTCCATGCTCGCCGAAGCCGCCAGTCAGGGCGCCCAGGTCGCGTGCATGCAGGAGCTGTTCTACGGCCCCTACTTCTGCGCCGAGCAAGACGCCAAGTGGTACCACCTGACCGAGCCGGTCCCCGACGGCCCGACCACCAAGCTTATGCAGGAGATCGCCAAGAAGCATCGCATGGTGATCGTCGTGCCAATGTACGAGGAAGACCTGCCGGGGGTCTACTACAACACGGCCGCGGTGATCGACGCCGACGGATCGTACTTGGGCAAATTCCGCAAGATGCACATCCCCCACTGCAACCCGGGCTTCTGGGAGAAGTTCTACTTCCGCCCCGGCAACATGGGTTATCCGGTGTTCGACACAGCCGTGGGCAAAGTGGGCGTTTACATCTGCTACGACCGCCACTTCCCCGAAGGCGCCCGCTGCTTGGGGCTCAACGGCGCCGAGATTGTGTTCAATCCCAGCGCCACCGTCGCGGGGCTCAGCGAGTACCTGTGGAAGCTGGAGCAACCCGCGCATGCGGTGGCCAACCAGTTCTTCGTCGGGGCCATCAATCGCCCGGGCTGGGAAGAGCCGTGGCGGATCGGCGAATTCTACGGCCAGAGCTACTTCTGCGACCCCCGCGGCCAATTCATCGCTCAAGCCGACCGCGGCGGGGACGCGATCGTGCTGGCCGACATGGACTTCGACATGATCCGCGAAGTGCGGAACACTTGGCAGTTCTTTCGCGACCGACGCCCGGAGAGTTACGAGGCGATCACGGCGCTCTAG
- a CDS encoding HD domain-containing protein: MRIKRREFLVILLVMCQFGCMTLGVMWAATWLRTSFARSFESSASAEGRAIGQQIANRLVVDQLDELEPGSRGWSRLQRLCQQVDVPYDGFVCVIRRDTGMLLCHPRLDEEPKLLRRSYGALSIVAAEGTRPLLDAIRKADVDDNGSVAGTMLVDGDLCLAAAASLPQANAVLLVLQRSELIEKAVAQLVGPMQQIGWIFSFAVVGATSVLTVVLVNRYEDTLSQTNQELEGKVRQRTQSLLCTRNAVTFGLAKLAESRDKDTGLHLDRIRSYVTILANELARNRPEINHQFIADLAVASSLHDIGKVGIPDAVLLKPGRLTGSERRAMELHTLLGSECLAAIQKQLGEDDFLELARSIALSHHEHWDGGGYPHGLVGSEIPLSARIVALADVYDALTTARPYKRPICHAEARDWIATRYGTQFDPEVVEAFIAREAEFRRISEAYFGNAAEEPDKQFAAAERTATAVVQPLQIGA; encoded by the coding sequence ATGCGGATCAAACGCCGCGAGTTTCTGGTGATCCTGCTCGTCATGTGCCAATTCGGCTGCATGACGCTGGGGGTGATGTGGGCCGCGACTTGGCTGCGGACGTCGTTCGCCAGGTCGTTCGAATCGAGCGCCTCGGCCGAGGGCCGAGCCATCGGCCAACAAATCGCCAATCGGCTGGTCGTCGACCAACTTGACGAGCTTGAACCCGGATCGCGCGGGTGGTCGAGACTGCAACGGCTCTGCCAGCAGGTCGACGTGCCGTACGATGGGTTCGTGTGCGTCATCCGTCGCGACACCGGAATGTTGCTTTGCCACCCCCGACTCGACGAGGAGCCGAAGCTGCTGCGTCGCTCGTACGGAGCCCTCTCGATCGTCGCGGCCGAAGGGACGCGCCCCCTGTTGGACGCGATTCGCAAAGCCGACGTCGACGACAACGGTTCGGTCGCCGGCACGATGTTGGTTGACGGCGATTTGTGCTTGGCCGCCGCGGCCAGCCTGCCGCAGGCGAACGCCGTACTATTGGTGCTGCAGCGGTCGGAGTTGATCGAGAAAGCCGTCGCCCAACTCGTCGGCCCGATGCAGCAGATCGGCTGGATCTTCTCGTTCGCGGTCGTCGGCGCCACGTCGGTGCTGACCGTGGTGCTCGTGAACCGGTACGAAGACACGCTCTCGCAGACCAACCAGGAACTCGAAGGCAAAGTTCGCCAGCGGACCCAGTCGCTGCTATGCACCCGCAACGCCGTCACGTTCGGCCTAGCCAAACTGGCCGAGTCGCGCGACAAGGACACGGGCCTGCATCTCGATCGCATACGCTCTTACGTGACGATCCTCGCCAACGAATTGGCCCGCAACCGGCCGGAGATCAATCATCAGTTTATCGCCGATCTGGCCGTCGCGTCGTCGCTGCACGATATCGGCAAGGTCGGCATCCCCGACGCGGTGCTGCTGAAACCGGGACGACTGACCGGCTCCGAACGGCGGGCAATGGAGCTCCACACCTTGCTGGGCAGCGAGTGCCTCGCGGCGATCCAGAAACAGTTGGGCGAAGACGACTTCCTTGAACTGGCTCGCTCGATTGCGCTGTCGCACCACGAGCATTGGGACGGAGGGGGCTATCCCCACGGACTCGTGGGGAGCGAGATTCCGCTCTCGGCGCGGATCGTCGCCTTGGCCGACGTGTACGACGCGCTGACGACGGCCCGCCCCTACAAGCGCCCCATCTGCCACGCCGAGGCCCGCGATTGGATCGCGACGCGCTACGGCACGCAGTTCGACCCCGAGGTCGTCGAGGCGTTCATCGCCCGGGAAGCGGAGTTCCGCCGGATCAGCGAGGCCTACTTCGGCAACGCTGCGGAGGAACCCGACAAGCAATTCGCTGCAGCCGAGCGAACGGCGACCGCTGTCGTCCAGCCGCTGCAGATCGGCGCGTAG
- a CDS encoding aspartate aminotransferase family protein, with protein MSPSTRPLQLPIIDHAPAPYDGPSRNEVIALRKQYLSPGLITYYREPLMVVEGFMQYVWDETGRRYLDAFAGIVTISVGHCHPKVIERVRDQAGRLQHTTTIYLHPTIAEFAERLSEKMPPGLTRSYFTNSGSEANEIAILSAREHTGNYDVIALRNCYHGGTATTMGLTAHGTWKFKSNQTMGVHHATPAYCYRCPYGLEYPSCDLKCAHDVRDVIRYQTCGEVACFIGEPIQGVGGTVTPPPEYFQIVYDIVRQHGGICIADEVQGGFGRTGTHYWSHQNWGVVPDGISMAKGIGNGAPLGGFTTTESISEVMKNRIHFNTFGGNPVSMTQGLATLEVIDAEGIQQNALIVGEHLKQGFLALQDKHALIGDVRGMGLMLGVELVRDRVTKEPANTEAADVLELMKHRGVLLGKGGLYGNTLRIKPPMCITKDDADYLLGTLDETLAEIASSK; from the coding sequence ATGTCGCCTTCGACCCGTCCGCTGCAATTGCCGATTATCGACCACGCGCCCGCTCCGTACGACGGCCCGTCGCGCAACGAGGTGATCGCCCTCCGCAAACAGTATCTTTCCCCGGGGCTCATCACCTACTATCGCGAACCCCTGATGGTCGTCGAAGGGTTCATGCAATACGTCTGGGACGAGACCGGCCGGCGCTATCTCGACGCCTTCGCGGGGATCGTCACGATCAGCGTCGGTCACTGTCACCCGAAAGTCATTGAGCGCGTGCGCGACCAGGCAGGCCGCCTGCAGCACACGACGACGATTTATCTCCACCCGACGATCGCCGAGTTCGCCGAGCGTCTGTCCGAGAAGATGCCCCCCGGGCTCACGCGCAGCTACTTCACAAACTCGGGAAGCGAGGCGAACGAAATTGCGATCCTCTCGGCCCGCGAGCACACCGGCAACTACGACGTCATCGCCTTGCGCAACTGCTATCACGGCGGCACGGCGACGACGATGGGGCTCACCGCCCACGGCACGTGGAAGTTCAAGAGCAACCAAACCATGGGCGTCCACCACGCCACGCCGGCCTACTGCTACCGCTGCCCGTACGGGCTTGAGTACCCCTCCTGCGATCTCAAGTGCGCCCACGACGTCCGCGACGTCATCCGGTACCAGACTTGCGGCGAGGTCGCCTGCTTCATCGGCGAGCCGATCCAAGGCGTCGGCGGCACGGTGACGCCGCCCCCCGAATACTTCCAGATCGTCTACGACATCGTCCGCCAACACGGCGGCATCTGCATCGCCGACGAGGTGCAAGGCGGGTTCGGACGCACCGGAACTCACTATTGGTCGCACCAAAACTGGGGCGTCGTCCCCGACGGAATCAGCATGGCCAAGGGAATCGGCAACGGCGCCCCGCTTGGCGGGTTCACTACGACCGAGTCGATCTCCGAAGTGATGAAGAACCGCATCCACTTCAACACCTTCGGCGGCAATCCCGTCAGCATGACCCAGGGGCTCGCCACGCTGGAGGTGATCGACGCCGAGGGGATCCAGCAGAACGCCCTCATCGTCGGCGAGCACCTGAAGCAAGGCTTCCTCGCTCTGCAGGACAAGCACGCGCTCATCGGCGACGTCCGCGGGATGGGGCTCATGCTGGGGGTCGAACTCGTCCGCGACCGCGTCACCAAGGAACCCGCCAACACCGAGGCCGCCGACGTACTGGAACTTATGAAGCATCGCGGCGTGCTGCTCGGCAAAGGGGGCCTGTACGGCAACACGCTCCGCATCAAGCCGCCGATGTGCATTACCAAAGACGACGCCGATTACCTCCTCGGCACGCTCGACGAAACGCTCGCCGAGATCGCCTCAAGCAAGTGA
- a CDS encoding BBP7 family outer membrane beta-barrel protein, producing MSRMFGAALAAAMVATAPAAIAQSYLPPQASAPPGAPQAEWYGAAPPAHDRSGMGAPSNYGCDPSPGYGQPSCDGYGAVGTCPSCPAPAICMPRTSIWNVSAGALFLTREAQDSYAFSYDSANEAVQLVDAADADMDFSPGVEATVGWYDLCRQTGWQLNYWQLFPEAQSTQYLGSALGAGSLDGIRNYDQLNYSGGGAGDGPLASDNVNDAEIHRLARDWEIYNVEANRVWFFQQPCCGPWQFTSLVGFRFFKFRESLLFVSDPNDTMITGDPDEYRIDVRTDNQLYGFQLGGIAERCCTPRLSLRLISKAGLFGNHATLDYFEGGSAGAAVINNGPNAGQMMRVHASDDDLAFLGELGVGFAYRVGCRWRVGADYRVIGVTGLALPTDQIYFDTRGINDVRAIDNDGSLLLHGAFVHAEYCF from the coding sequence ATGTCACGGATGTTTGGCGCTGCGCTCGCGGCGGCGATGGTTGCTACTGCGCCTGCGGCGATCGCGCAGTCGTATCTCCCTCCCCAGGCGAGCGCCCCCCCCGGTGCGCCTCAGGCGGAGTGGTACGGCGCCGCGCCCCCTGCGCATGATCGCTCAGGCATGGGCGCCCCCTCGAACTATGGGTGCGATCCCTCCCCGGGCTACGGCCAGCCGTCGTGCGACGGTTACGGCGCCGTGGGGACTTGTCCCTCGTGTCCGGCGCCGGCGATCTGCATGCCGCGGACCTCGATCTGGAACGTCTCGGCCGGGGCTCTGTTTCTGACCCGTGAAGCGCAAGACTCGTACGCATTCTCGTACGACAGCGCGAACGAAGCCGTGCAACTGGTCGATGCGGCCGACGCCGATATGGACTTCTCGCCCGGCGTCGAGGCGACTGTCGGCTGGTACGACCTGTGCCGCCAGACGGGATGGCAGCTTAACTACTGGCAGCTGTTCCCCGAGGCCCAGTCGACGCAATACCTCGGTTCGGCGCTAGGGGCGGGCTCGCTGGACGGCATTCGCAACTACGACCAACTCAACTACTCCGGGGGCGGCGCGGGAGACGGTCCGCTCGCTTCGGACAACGTCAACGATGCGGAGATCCATCGCCTCGCCCGCGATTGGGAAATCTACAACGTCGAGGCGAATCGCGTCTGGTTCTTTCAGCAGCCGTGTTGCGGCCCTTGGCAGTTCACCAGCCTGGTCGGCTTTCGGTTTTTCAAATTCCGCGAGTCGCTGTTGTTCGTCTCCGACCCCAACGACACGATGATCACCGGCGATCCGGACGAATACCGAATCGACGTCCGCACCGACAACCAACTGTACGGCTTCCAACTGGGCGGAATCGCCGAGCGGTGCTGCACGCCGCGATTGAGCCTGCGACTCATCAGCAAGGCGGGGCTGTTCGGCAACCACGCGACGCTCGACTACTTCGAGGGGGGCTCCGCGGGGGCGGCGGTCATCAACAACGGTCCCAACGCCGGGCAGATGATGCGCGTCCACGCCAGCGACGACGATCTGGCGTTTCTCGGCGAACTGGGGGTCGGGTTCGCGTATCGCGTCGGCTGCCGCTGGCGAGTCGGCGCCGACTACCGCGTGATCGGCGTGACCGGCCTCGCCTTGCCGACCGACCAGATCTACTTCGACACCCGCGGCATCAACGACGTCCGCGCGATCGACAACGACGGCAGCCTGCTGCTCCACGGAGCGTTTGTGCATGCCGAGTACTGCTTTTAG
- a CDS encoding type II toxin-antitoxin system RelE/ParE family toxin encodes MAANHDWWAKHRSAEQAARWYVAAYEAMRSLAETAARNPLARERELRQLAVRQFSFGLSRRPTHRILYAVRGNDVVIYRVRAFRQDELSVGDLGQ; translated from the coding sequence GTGGCCGCCAACCACGACTGGTGGGCGAAGCATCGCTCGGCCGAGCAAGCGGCCAGATGGTACGTCGCCGCATATGAAGCAATGAGATCGCTTGCCGAAACGGCGGCACGAAATCCTCTCGCCCGCGAACGCGAGCTTCGACAATTGGCAGTGCGGCAATTCTCCTTTGGATTGAGCCGCAGACCGACGCACCGCATTCTATACGCTGTGCGAGGCAACGACGTAGTGATTTACCGCGTCCGAGCCTTCAGACAGGACGAATTGTCGGTTGGCGATCTCGGCCAATAG